The Nicotiana tabacum cultivar K326 chromosome 5, ASM71507v2, whole genome shotgun sequence sequence GCTTTTTCCTCTTTACATTCCCCCCTTCCCAATTAATAATTGTTGGACAATGATCATAGGTACCTTTATGCATGAAGCGTACCTCTGATGGTGATAATTCTGTCATACATTCAGTATTTACCAATACTTTGTCTATTCTGCTATACACCCTGCTATCCCCCTCTTGTTTGTTGTTCCACGTGAAGAATGCCCCTGAGGATCTTAACTCCTTCAACCCACAGGCTTCAATACACTGCTTAAAATCCCTTGTTTTAGCCATAGTGACTCTACTCCCTATTCTCTCTTCTCTATTCAGAATACAATTAAAGTCACCCATTACAGCCCATGGTTCATCCATTTTGGCCCCTATTTGATTGATGTCTTCCCATAATTTCCTTCTAATAGCTTGTTCATTAAAGCCATATACCATAGTCATATTAAACCTCACTCTGCTCCCCCTGTGTTCTACTTTGCAATGTATCATTTGTTCTGTAACTACCCTTATATCAACATCATACAAATGTGGTTTCCACAGCAACCAAATCCTACCCCAGGATGTTTATTTAAATTTGTAACAAACGACCACCCTTGACAAAGATAAAAAGAAGCATTCAGTGCCTTAGCTTATTTTATCCTTgtttccaaaaatccaaacaagCCAACCTTCAAATTATGGACAAACAGATTCATTTCTTTCTGTTTGTCTGGCTTATTTAGACCTTTGTCATTCCAAAAGCCAATACTATCCATTTGGGTTGGGTTTTTCCCCACCCTTTCCTTGTTCAGGACCCTTATCAGCTTCACATTCCCCAGGGCAGAAAGATTTGGCTATCCCatcatttttgttgttttgatcTTCCAAAGCAGCAAATGAATTCCCAATGTCAATCTGTGGTTCCCTTATCACTATTCCTCTTTTTTCATAACCTCTTCTATAGTAATTCTTTTCCTGTCTTTGTCTCATCATTACTTGTTTCCCTGCTCTTTGTTGAAACTTTTCTTCAGTGATTTCTTTCCCTTCTTCCTTATTGTTGTTGCCTGTTTGTTCTCCATTTCTATCCTTTCTATCACTTTGTTTTGTTTCTTCTCTTTGTTCCTGTACTTTACTGCTCAGCTCCTCTCTTATCTGTTTTCTACATTCCTTCAATTCATGCCCATAGTTTTTGCATTTTGTGCACAGTATCAGTTTCCATTCAAATTCAACCTCTTGTTCTACAATTTGACCATATTCATTTTCAAACATCACTGTATCCGGGAATGCCATATTGATTGGTACTTCCACCAATACTCTAGCATGGGTCATTCTCTCCTTCATAGTAGTAGCCTTGTCTGCCTTCAATGGATTCCCTACCATTCCAGCTATCTTAGCCAATGCTTgttttccccaacacttcacaTTTAAACCTGGAAGTCTGATCCACACTGGTATATTATCCAtgatcttcttcttcaattcaaTATCCTGTTGCCATGGCTTTACAATAACTGGCTTTCTATCGAACATCTGGACTCCTTCCTCTACCACTTTCATTCTACTTTCAGCCGTATGAAATATGACTAGAAACACACCTCTTTGAACTTGTACTACTAAGTTTATtcccaattttccccaaattctaTTAAAATATCCTTCCATAACACTTTGCGGTGGATTTGAACCCAACACATAGCATACTACTCCAGTTTTCCAGAATTTTACCTCCTCATGAATATCTTCTGCCGTAATTATCACATTGCTATTTTTTGGTGATTCTCTTTTCAGATCCTCACCTTCATCCAATGGAACAGTAGCTACTATTTTGCTCCACGATCTCTGCTCTTGTGTTTGTGTCTCATTTACTATTGCTTCTTCCCCCACCTTATCCGCCCAGGATCGTCTACTTGCACCATTCCCTTGTATGATTTCGATTTGTGTCCTCTCCGGTGTAACTACTGGTGTAGTCATTGTTAATCGCTCCATCTCCAATGGTATTATACCTGTAATTACATTTAAATTCCTCTGTTTCTTCGAGTCCTCAGTCCTAGGAATACCTTTTCCTCCATGATTTTGATTTGAACTGGTCATCTGATTGTTTTGCCCTCTCCCTCCTGCCTTCGATTTCCTACCCATTTTCAGCTTTAGCTGAGAGAAAATGtcattctagagagagaaagtacaATATATTctatatagataaaatattaggttttagagCTATATAACATAAAATGAACACACTTTATTGGGATTTTTTTGCTTCTTTCAAATTTGACTATCCTTGGAAAATTTCTGGCACCGTCTCTGGTTTCCGCCGCTATTTGTGGTTTAAGGATTTTACCTTCTTCAAAAAAGATATTTAATACCCTAAATCATATGATTACACTATTTGTGTAAAAAGAGAAAAGGATCAGCAAAACGAAGATTTTACTTATTATAAGGATAGGAAAGACATCATCACAAGAAGAATGAAGTAAATCATGTATTACTCAAGAGTTAAGTTATGACATGAATAGGTAAACTTGACAATGAAATTGACATATTCTGATTTCAGCAACAAGCTGGCCATATGCAGGGGCGGATCTAAAGGTGTGAGTATGAGTTTCCGGGAACCCActagcttttggctagttttcgTATTTGTATTAAGAAAACCATTCAACGTATAAGAATAATTAATTGGAAACCCAATTCTTTAGTCcgattattataatatattaatttaaaatcGACGTAAGAATTCATAAATTAAAAATCTTGGATCTGCTACGTGTATGACACCATAAGATTTGGTTAAACTAAActtacaaacaaaaacaaaaaaaagaatctttTACGTAGTATGACAAACAAGATGTGTATAATTTACATGTTCTAGGTAATATAGTAAAGTATTGGTATAAGTATAAAAGTAGCAAAAAGGGTAAAATAAGAGAAAAGGAGTCCCTCGTGCAGAGTGTAACTTCATTTTCTAAGCTTGCGGGGGAAAATATTGAAGGCATCAAATCAAACACAGAACTCAGAAATACAGAGATAAGTCAGTCATTTTTTTCACAACTCGATAGGTTACTATATGGACCACTCAAACCTACTAAGCTCTTTCTCACAACTGTCCAATTAGCTCTCTATATAGagattttgtatttcttttgtcCTGTTTTGATCCTCCTATATGGAGAGTTCATGTAACTCTTATGTATACATAAATTTATATGGCTTAGTTTGATTTAGTAcaaaattctttttataaaaaaaatgaaaatttgtggttttaaagtgtCATTATTATTATACACTAAAGAAGATTCTTGGAGCAATGGTAAAATTGTCTTTGTGTGATCTATAGTTCACGGGTTAAAGCCGTAAAATCAATTATTGATGTTTGTATGAGGGTAGGTTGCATACATCATATCCTCTTGGCCGGGATATGGACCTTCCCTGGACCCTAGATGAATGTGGGATGTTTCGTGAATCGGTTTGCCTTTTTTATTAGATTTATTTATACTGTCAATTCACTTATTTGATATTTATAGGTAAATATCTTGATAAATATAAATTggtaaaatgataaaaatagtaacTAACATATATCACATCTTAATTCAATGAtatcgtaaaaaaaaaaaattatactggCAGTGTATATAATAAAATTCATAaagagtttaagttttatttaTCCATAGTATAAGAATTAATTTACACAATATAATCAGGTTACTCATAAAGTATAATTATTACTAATCTCTATGGTAAGTATTACCTCCAGTAATTAGTAACCATATGACAAAAATAACTACTCTATTAAGTAAAATAATACTCCATAATAGGTTAAACCTATACTATACATACCGCATATACAAAAAATCTTTACACTAACCGTAGATATAACTTAATTTTTTCTTAAACGCATTATTTACTCCTACAAAGATGATAGCTCTAGTGAGCAGATATGTTGCATGGATTTTGCAAAATGCTGTTATATATGTGTCGAATTCTTCAAAAATACACTATTTTTGTAAGATCGGACATACATTCAGCGACATTTTTTGAGAATCCGTTTAACATAAATGGAGTATAATACTGCTACATATTAAAATGAGAAGGAAACTTTATCAACAACATTGATATGGCAACGGTTTCCAGAGTCTTGAAGTTACGTACTCCATCTTTTAAGACAATAGAAGATGTTTAACTTTTAAGGAGTCAACTTGAAAAGTGAAAGATGGACACAATTCAATCAACTTTCGATAAAACATACAGTTGTACAATATATAGAGTAGCCTTTTGCATGTTTCAGCTTGTTTCAActagagtccggaaccaaaatgtggttgtTTTGAATAAGTAGCACATTAATAGGTGTAAGAAAAAgatgatatttttatatatagcgcccaaatactgggtgctatacattaacgttaactgtgccgttaatgtatagcgcccaaTATTTGGGCGCTATTTATAAAAAGCTAACACTAACAGGTATAGCGCCCAAAAACCTGGCGCTATACACATTTTTTAAAAATCGAGCCGTCTTCCTCAAGACGACgattctgcttcttcttcctcaatatTTTACATATTCTTCTGCTTGGTCCCCCACTCTCATACCCGCTGCCccaccattttaaaaataaaaataaaaaatgggatcCCCCGTCACATAAAAGGTGAAGAACGTATGTCCTGCATTCGAGTAGAGCTTCGTAttattgttgattcacacttccggagtcaaaatttcaatctatttgctttccaaaaattctaaatcgaggtatttcggcttattttaagttgaaagttttataataatgcatattatttgatttgtatgtgttctatttcggtttgtgtttttttttcgaAACTAGTATGTTAAATTTATCTggatttaatattagtgttttataaaaaaatataaatttgtcaaataaatttatttgttaatatcctgatttatatatatgtgttttcatgccgttttgtgttttatttgcaattaaatttatttgttgtttatgtttagtttagattattttttagcgtagtaaaatctagacctttttagcgtagtaaaatgtagacccttttagcgtagtaaaatttagagcctgatagcgtagtaatgtgtagtattttagcttagaattccttttgtttaagtatcttatactggtagttgaaaatgcaaactttgtacaattaagttaataattgtatcaacacacataattaCTAATGTTAATTTGGTGCCACTgagcctcaaaatatcgagcccgaaacgcataggtgtatatatatatatatatatatatatatatatatatatatatatatatatataatttgtacaattaagttattaaaaaatatgaatttaaattataaaacaaacacataattattaatgatagtttggtgccactgggcctcaaaatatcgagcccggaacccataggtatatatatatataatttgtacaattaagttattaaaaaatatgaatttaaattataaaacaaaaacataattattaatgatagtttggttccattggacctcaaatatcgagcccgaaACCCAtaggtatgtatatatataatttgtacaattaagtttttaaaaaatatgaatttaaattataaaacaaacacataattattaatgatagtttggtgctactgggattcaaatatcgagtctggaacccatagatataatttttgtataacgcAAAAAATTGTGTATctcaaaaaattaatatttaatatacagaataaaatacaattaatgttgttttaatttacagttgacgacatggacgcgactatacatcccggccctcggaTGTTGGATCTATTAGtcctacagccccagcatagatccgagtatatatgggagggacagttgcttacgcagactttccgggccaggagagtggatctattgtgggagtttttgagtcATAGAGTTCTACATCCCCGCGTAGTCCATTACTtggaggagatgggattatataggattattaggattggccAGATACAGCTCGACTGGGCTATGATCACGgccttgattgagcggtggcgaccggagacgcacattTTTCATCTGCCCATAGGCGAGGCCACCATTACACTCCAGGATgctgagattttatatggctTGTCCGCTGATGGCTTGCCAGTATTACTGTCTgcgaccatgagatattattcgcgGCAGTCTTATTGGGATATGTTGCACAtgctcaccccccccccccagtataatgaaactcttattctacgctcttcagacataatgaaaaaatgttggagaatttaacaacaataaacgtttcaacaaAAGCATGGAAATGGCTAGCCGGGAAATTTCTACGCTATACAccttttgaatgaatttctatacaatcctaacctctttatataAGAAATGGCTAGccggattttattttttatatatatagtgCCCAAAAAGTGGGCACTATAcgcttttgaattgttgaagtcaggaattATTGGTGGGGCCATGAAAAAGGTATATAGTGCCCAAATACTGGATGCTATACATAAAGTTTTatgaatagggtcgggtttttgGGCGCTATCCTTTTAGTATCAGCTTTTTATATATAGCGTCCAAATActgggcgctatacattaacggcaCAATtaacgttaatgtatagcgcccagtatttgggcgctatatataaaaatgtcatcTTTTTTTTACACCTATTAAGGTGCTACTTGTCCAAAAGAATCACATTTTGGCTCCGTGTttctgctctcttttcttttcttttgttgtgGGAAAAGACATTTTCCcttcattttctcttttttttcttcaactttGGTGCTCTAAAGTTGTAAAATCACTACAATCAGAGTCGTTTCGAAGGATGTATTAGGGAAAATAATGCATGTATTAGATTTGATATTAATAATCCTTTGTTTGGTAGTGTTTGTtaactttttttttggtttaccACCCGATGTCCGGTACCCGCATTGGAGCATGTCTATATCCAGATTCGCGCCGCGTAGGGCCCCATTCATGGGGAAGCGTtccctaccaaggatttttccaCACTCagggctcgaactcgagacctctggttaagggaaGAGCAGTCTCGTCCACTGTACCACATCCTTTAGTGGTTAGTGTTTTTCAAATTATATATAACTAATACATAGCAAATCATTGCATTAATAATACTATAATTTTTAATACATAGATAAGCATGTATACAACCCTATGTAATGCATGTTATTTTTAATCCACCAAACTAAATAGTGGATAAGAAATAATCTCAGCATAACTGATCTCAACATTACTAATCTCAACATGACTATTCTCAACATTATTAATCTCATCATTATTAATATTCGATATTCAGGTCTATTTCTATACACCCTACCAAATGACTCTTTAAGAGTTAAGATAGGACATATAGAATTCTTTTATACTAAACTAGAGTTTTTGAGTTCGAGTTTTAgaattgtatgggtcaaaattagaTTAGAGAAATTCGGCACGCAGAGATATAAGGTCGAGGTCGGACAGGCCGAGGTCGGACAGGCCTAGGTCGGATAGTCATCAATAAGGTCGAGGTCAGACAGTCATCAATAGCCgaggtcggacagtcatcaataGCCGAGATCAGACAATcatcaataaggccgaggtcggacagGCCAAGGTCAGACAATTATCAATAAGGGCgaggtcggacagtcatcaataaggtcgaggtcggacagtcatcaataGCGGAGGTCGAACAGTCATCAATAAGGCCAAGGTCGGACAATCATCAATAGCCgaggtcggacagtcatcaataAGGTCGAGGTCGCACAATAATGAAATAACTAGTTTGCTTTGGAATCCTCAAAGGGAATATTCTATTAAATATTCTCTCTAGTTGTACTTCTTTAGGATTTTATATGGAtaccccttataaataggaagagggGACTTCCAAAAAGGGGGCTGGTTCTCTCTCCCTCTCCCTTTCTCTAGAAAACATGTAAACATACCTCTCTAAAGAAATTAGAGGATCTGTGATCCCAGACCTTCATCAGATCTAAAAAGGGTCTTAAGGTTCTTGTATCTGTTATCATTCGTCTTTATCAAATAAAAGAGGATCCGCTCCACTCAAGATTTGGtgaatcttttcctttatttatattttattgtcatttaatgTTACTTAATGCATCTTTCTTTATGCTATTAAATCTGGCCATAATCACGACCAATATTTATACTCGGCTATGTTTTTCTATTCATATTATTCATCTcggatctagagttaattatctttaactaggatttaccccttcatctttgattgatttattcaaaaaggttttaatatcttttgagtcaaacaatttggcgccgcctgtggggattttctagttaaaattttagtttcctttagatctaaaattcaatTCCAACTATGGAGCGCCTTCAGGGAAGCCAAACGAATTTGATACACCAAATAGTTTTTGTATTTGTTGTTTGTGCAAATGAGATACTAAAGaatattatatattaaatattacatTAGCCAAGGGTTTGTTGCCTGTTTTTATTGGGCAATTAGCACACAAGTATCATGAAATGTCGATACTTCTATACATTTAAAgattgtgattttctttttggtTGGGAGTACATTTGATTAGGCTAAAAATATGCTAAATTTTGTATTTCTTGTATAAAAGAAGTGAGGAACTTGATTCTGTCACAGCATACTTCTAATTTGTTGCCATCATATTTTAGACATTGTTAATTTCCGGGGTGTAAGAACGAGAAAACAAAGACACTTGAATTAAATGTCTGAGGGATACAACTATAATTATAAGATAGCTCAGGGACCAATGTaaaattatccaaaaaataaTGGGTCTAGAAGTGGGACCAAAGGGCGGCAGTAGTAGGAACAAAGCATTAGATTTTGGTTCCTTATTTTCTCCGTTTAATCAAACCTTTGCGTATAACTCTCCTTGCAAATatcattttctctttctttcccaCACATCTTTCAGGTGTGGAAAGA is a genomic window containing:
- the LOC142181303 gene encoding uncharacterized protein LOC142181303; amino-acid sequence: MVYGFNEQAIRRKLWEDINQIGAKMDEPWAVMGDFNCILNREERIGSRVTMAKTRDFKQCIEACGLKELRSSGAFFTWNNKQEGDSRVYSRIDKVLVNTECMTELSPSEVRFMHKGTYDHCPTIINWEGGNVKRKKLFRYFNMWSILPEFQIRVQEVRKKEIHGTKMYQLIGKLNRTKSVLMKLNKERFSDVEKRAEATMEQLT